The Arachis ipaensis cultivar K30076 chromosome B07, Araip1.1, whole genome shotgun sequence genome includes a window with the following:
- the LOC107606242 gene encoding transcription factor bHLH93: MEIYYDDHHDFLEELMALRRETLMETNYDNTTFHSSFPPNSSSSSSYQQDLILPHQIYDDDNFFNQIYDSLLFDEQSPPPLMMDHYSSSSYYSNNTSSNLDSYYPPLSFMEEEELQNLEIETATRCKVEPVVTVTCCDSESPAAIFNADSVMGNKEIRKNSRSTKKVVGQPSKNLMAERRRRKRLNDRLSMLRAIVPKISKMDRTSILGDTIDYMKELLEKINNLQQEAVKVEDSNMAGGIFKDVIKPNEILIRNSPKFAVERGVDNTRVEICCAGKPGMLLSTVNTLEALGLDIQQCVISCFNDFTMHVS, encoded by the exons atggagatcTACTATGACGATCACCATGATTTCTTAGAGGAACTCATGGCTCTAAGAAGAGAAACATTAATGGAAACCAATTATGACAACACCacttttcattcttcttttcccccaaactcttcttcttcttcttcttaccaACAGGATCTTATTCTTCCTCATCAAATTTACGACGACGACAACTTCTTCAACCAAATCTATGATTCCCTGTTGTTTGACGAACAATCCCCGCCGCCATTGATGATGGATCATTATTCTTCTTCCTCGTACTACAGTAATAACACCAGCAGCAACCTTGATTCTTATTATCCTCCATTGTCGTTCATGGAAGAAGAGGAGCTTCAGAATTTGGAGATTGAAACTGCAACAAGGTGTAAAGTGGAACCAGTAGTAACTGTAACTTGCTGTGATTCTGAGTCCCCTGCTGCGATTTTCAACGCAGATTCTGTCATGGGAAATAAGGAAATTAGAAAGAACAGCAGGTCAACAAAGAAGGTTGTGGGTCAACCCTCCAAGAATCTTATGgcggaaaggagaagaagaaagagactCAATGATAGACTCTCAATGCTAAGAGCCATTGTCCCCAAGATTAGTAAG ATGGATAGAACATCAATACTTGGAGACACCATTGATTACATGAAAGAGCTTCTAGAGAAGATCAACAATTTGCAACAAGAAGCTGTAAAAGTTGAAGATTCAAACATGGCAGGTGGCATTTTCAAAGATGTAATTAAACCAAATGAAATCTTGATTAGAAATTCACCCAAG TTTGCGGTTGAGAGGGGTGTGGATAATACGAGGGTTGAGATTTGCTGTGCGGGGAAGCCAGGAATGTTGCTTTCAACAGTTAACACCTTGGAAGCATTAGGCCTTGACATTCAACAATGTGTTATAAGCTGTTTCAATGATTTCACAATGCACGTTTCTT GA